One Myxococcales bacterium genomic region harbors:
- a CDS encoding protein kinase has product MSDPHRIGKYDVVARLAQGGMGNVYLARTQGVAGFEKLVVVKTLRADFADDPKFCEMFLDEARLAAKLNHRNIVQTNDAGVDGGTYYMVMDFLDGRSLWRIQRHFAKEGAHLPLSTSVRIIADMLAGLHHAHELTDAEGKNVGVVHRDVCPANVFVTVDGQVKVVDFGVAKAKTHAHETQAGTIKGRVAYMSPEHVQAGPIDRRADVFSAGILLWEAITRNRFWEGLNETQILGRLVRGQLPTLDHEGADPKLQAACVRALSPSPDDRFPTAHAMRLALEEWLERNEPRNGLADLGATLLELTAEERAKIARLLEAAPDADRTAPLPALDPTRIAGTSDSGASAPRGTSERSATAPLTPLATTTPIASLPPPSAPSRPLPRVLAGAVLVALVAAAATFFATRPRAPIEPPRANASEAPPPPKGPVVEVAPPTATPTDTNVTLDVAISPLSAKVYLDDRPLGANPFHGQLARDGRSHVLRAEAAGYKPRAFTFVLDRDRAVDFALEAYPQGGHAPPPTATPSPSPEGPSAAANADPKGIRELPVKPTDAPKPALDTDVFKK; this is encoded by the coding sequence ATGAGCGACCCGCATCGAATAGGCAAATACGACGTCGTGGCCCGGTTGGCCCAAGGCGGAATGGGCAACGTGTACCTCGCGCGCACCCAAGGGGTCGCGGGGTTCGAGAAGCTCGTCGTCGTGAAGACGCTTCGCGCCGACTTCGCCGACGACCCGAAGTTTTGCGAGATGTTCCTCGACGAGGCCAGGCTCGCGGCGAAGCTCAATCACCGAAATATCGTGCAGACCAACGACGCCGGCGTCGATGGCGGCACCTACTACATGGTGATGGACTTCCTCGATGGGCGGAGCCTCTGGCGGATCCAACGCCACTTCGCCAAAGAGGGCGCCCACCTCCCGCTCTCCACGAGCGTCCGGATCATCGCCGACATGCTCGCCGGGCTCCACCACGCGCACGAGCTCACCGACGCCGAAGGCAAGAACGTCGGCGTGGTGCACCGCGACGTCTGCCCCGCGAACGTGTTCGTGACGGTCGACGGGCAGGTCAAGGTGGTCGACTTCGGCGTCGCGAAGGCGAAGACGCACGCCCACGAGACGCAGGCCGGCACCATCAAGGGGCGCGTGGCGTACATGTCGCCCGAGCACGTGCAAGCGGGCCCCATCGATCGGCGCGCGGACGTGTTCTCCGCGGGCATCCTGCTGTGGGAGGCCATCACCCGAAATCGGTTCTGGGAGGGGCTGAACGAGACCCAAATCTTGGGCCGCCTCGTCCGTGGGCAGCTCCCGACGCTCGATCACGAGGGCGCCGATCCCAAGCTCCAGGCCGCGTGTGTGCGCGCCCTCTCGCCGAGCCCGGACGACCGCTTCCCCACGGCCCACGCCATGCGGCTCGCCCTCGAGGAGTGGCTCGAGCGCAACGAGCCGCGGAACGGGCTCGCCGACCTCGGGGCCACCCTCCTCGAGCTCACGGCCGAGGAGAGGGCGAAGATCGCGCGCCTGCTCGAGGCCGCGCCCGACGCCGATCGCACCGCCCCCTTGCCCGCGCTCGATCCGACCCGGATCGCGGGGACGAGCGACTCGGGCGCGAGCGCGCCTAGGGGCACCTCGGAGCGCAGCGCGACGGCCCCGCTCACCCCGCTCGCCACGACCACCCCCATCGCGAGCCTCCCCCCGCCGAGCGCGCCGTCGAGGCCTCTCCCCCGTGTGCTCGCCGGCGCCGTCCTCGTGGCCCTCGTGGCCGCGGCGGCGACGTTCTTCGCCACCCGTCCGCGCGCGCCGATCGAGCCCCCGAGGGCGAACGCGAGCGAGGCCCCGCCACCTCCCAAGGGCCCCGTGGTCGAGGTCGCGCCACCGACCGCCACGCCGACCGACACGAACGTGACGCTCGACGTCGCGATAAGCCCGCTCTCGGCCAAGGTGTACTTGGACGACCGCCCCCTCGGCGCGAACCCGTTTCACGGGCAGCTCGCGCGGGACGGCAGGTCGCACGTCCTACGGGCCGAGGCCGCCGGGTACAAACCGAGGGCGTTCACGTTCGTGCTCGATCGTGATCGCGCGGTCGACTTCGCGCTCGAGGCCTACCCGCAAGGAGGGCACGCCCCACCGCCCACGGCCACGCCCTCCCCCTCGCCGGAGGGGCCGTCCGCCGCGGCCAACGCCGACCCGAAGGGGATCCGCGAGCTCCCCGTGAAACCCACCGACGCCCCCAAGCCTGCGCTCGACACCGATGTCTTCAAAAAGTAA
- a CDS encoding methyl-accepting chemotaxis protein has product MEHRGVVRRSITVILGLGLVFGAMVPVAFSASFGGAPGLVFVIQAVMLVARLLATGVHLAARLAPVDRWAHTSPAHRTDAMVRDAAVALQHVPRRHALFDSVVYASSGLVTAIVLVSVLHDPSVSSRYFLPALGGSLSLLLGSAVIALPLAVALTADARAAVIGEAVTRGIDLPRERSSVGRRIAVLALGVALAPLPGMAGMGLRAVNDDARDVALLEARLRASEAARVAQGPEEARSDVAIVPFDDPHPCVARAKGAAAGERAFTFLDVPAETAHACTRLDDGRFVVAKVPVEVGRTTAFLGASGAFLVIVAFWAPLVAFVFGRWMALPIARIAAATKRIAEVGDLGAMGAIPVSEDDELGELTRTFNALVTDLRGLAEGASAVAAGDLTVKVSGRGDLADAFRGMLERLRDLVRPLRETSMQIASAATEIYSASQEQEAAASQQAEGMREVTTTMESLSGSAAHIAEAVKKVLSDAERNRQNTDQTAARIADLNGHAARIGELLEVIRDVADRSDLLALNGSLEATHAGEAGKGFTIVASEMRRLAERVTATVDSVRTLLTDIRASGSAAVMATDESRKVAASTEETARRITLVVQQQRSATDAVGATVKDRASVVAQSAIAATQTRVSTEDLKVQADRLEALLRRFVLEAHA; this is encoded by the coding sequence GTGGAGCATAGGGGTGTCGTTCGTCGGTCGATCACGGTCATTCTCGGCCTCGGGCTCGTGTTCGGCGCCATGGTGCCGGTCGCGTTCTCGGCGAGCTTCGGGGGTGCGCCGGGGCTCGTGTTCGTGATCCAAGCCGTCATGCTGGTGGCCCGGCTCCTCGCGACCGGCGTTCACCTCGCGGCGCGGCTCGCCCCGGTCGACAGGTGGGCCCACACCTCGCCCGCGCACCGCACGGACGCCATGGTCCGCGACGCCGCGGTGGCCCTCCAGCACGTGCCCCGCCGCCACGCCCTGTTCGACTCGGTCGTCTACGCGTCGAGCGGCCTCGTCACGGCGATCGTGCTCGTGTCGGTCCTCCACGATCCGTCGGTGAGCTCTCGCTATTTCCTCCCGGCCCTCGGGGGCTCGCTGTCGCTCCTCCTCGGGTCGGCCGTCATCGCCCTCCCGCTCGCCGTGGCGCTCACCGCCGACGCACGCGCCGCCGTCATCGGCGAGGCGGTGACGCGCGGCATCGACCTCCCCCGCGAGCGCTCCTCGGTGGGCCGCCGCATCGCCGTGCTGGCGCTCGGGGTCGCCCTCGCCCCCCTCCCGGGCATGGCCGGCATGGGCCTCCGCGCCGTCAACGACGACGCCCGGGACGTCGCGCTGCTCGAAGCCCGCCTCCGCGCCTCCGAGGCCGCGCGCGTGGCCCAAGGTCCCGAAGAGGCCAGGAGCGACGTCGCGATCGTGCCCTTCGACGATCCCCACCCGTGCGTCGCGCGCGCGAAGGGCGCCGCCGCGGGCGAGCGCGCGTTCACCTTCCTCGACGTGCCGGCCGAGACCGCCCACGCCTGCACGAGGCTCGACGACGGCCGCTTCGTCGTCGCCAAGGTGCCCGTCGAGGTCGGGCGCACCACGGCGTTCCTGGGGGCGTCCGGGGCCTTCCTCGTCATCGTCGCCTTCTGGGCGCCGCTCGTGGCGTTCGTCTTCGGCCGGTGGATGGCGCTCCCGATCGCGCGCATCGCGGCGGCGACGAAGCGCATCGCCGAGGTCGGCGATCTCGGCGCCATGGGCGCCATTCCGGTCTCCGAGGACGACGAGCTCGGCGAGCTCACCCGGACCTTCAACGCCCTAGTCACGGATCTGCGAGGCCTCGCCGAGGGCGCGTCGGCCGTGGCTGCGGGCGATCTCACCGTGAAGGTCTCGGGCCGCGGAGACCTCGCCGACGCGTTCCGCGGCATGCTCGAACGCCTCCGGGATCTCGTGCGTCCGCTCCGCGAGACGTCGATGCAGATCGCGAGCGCCGCCACCGAGATCTACTCCGCCTCTCAAGAGCAAGAGGCCGCGGCCTCGCAACAAGCCGAGGGCATGCGCGAGGTGACGACCACGATGGAGTCGCTCTCCGGGTCGGCCGCACACATCGCCGAGGCCGTGAAGAAGGTGCTGAGCGACGCCGAGCGAAACCGGCAGAACACGGATCAGACCGCCGCCCGCATCGCCGATCTCAACGGGCACGCCGCCCGCATCGGCGAGCTGCTCGAGGTCATCCGCGACGTGGCCGACCGCAGCGATCTCTTGGCCCTGAACGGCTCCCTCGAGGCCACCCACGCCGGCGAAGCGGGCAAGGGCTTCACCATCGTCGCGAGCGAGATGCGCCGCCTCGCCGAGCGCGTCACGGCCACGGTCGACTCCGTGCGCACGCTCCTCACCGACATCCGCGCCTCGGGCAGCGCCGCCGTCATGGCGACCGACGAGAGCCGCAAGGTGGCCGCGAGCACCGAGGAGACGGCCCGCCGCATCACGCTCGTCGTCCAGCAGCAGCGGAGCGCCACGGACGCCGTAGGGGCCACGGTGAAGGACCGCGCGAGCGTCGTGGCGCAGTCGGCGATCGCGGCGACGCAGACCCGGGTGTCGACCGAGGACCTCAAGGTGCAGGCCGACAGGCTCGAGGCGCTCCTCCGGCGCTTCGTGCTCGAAGCCCACGCCTGA
- a CDS encoding PEGA domain-containing protein yields MARPRRLPSPRFVLAIALAGVVGAGYPSVASAEDTKEAVERFEKGVGLYQAGAFEGALIEFDVAYKSSGNYRILFNIALCKMESRDPVGALAAFRRYLAEGGDRIDAARRATVEAFVKKLEPAVVSLVVRTDAPPGAEVTVDDERVATTPVSGPVAIKAGRHRVSIRFGERRVEKTIEAPSGESATVDLPLPPAATRGASSASTAAPPTTTKGNEDGASLLWVPWAVAGGLGIASIATGIIAVDSRNDAETARATYGATRADIDTPADKARALGLATDVLLASTVVAAGVATYFTIKAVTRPTDDGHGAKPTARVGLGPFGLGLAVRGEL; encoded by the coding sequence ATGGCCCGTCCAAGGCGACTCCCCTCTCCCCGCTTCGTCTTGGCCATCGCGCTCGCCGGCGTCGTCGGCGCCGGATATCCCTCCGTGGCCTCGGCCGAAGACACGAAAGAGGCCGTCGAGCGCTTCGAGAAGGGTGTCGGCCTCTACCAGGCCGGGGCGTTCGAGGGCGCGCTCATCGAGTTCGACGTCGCGTACAAGTCGAGTGGCAACTACCGAATCCTCTTCAATATCGCCCTCTGCAAAATGGAGAGCCGGGACCCGGTCGGCGCGTTGGCGGCGTTCCGGCGCTACCTCGCCGAGGGCGGTGACCGAATCGACGCCGCGCGGCGCGCCACCGTCGAGGCCTTCGTGAAGAAGCTCGAGCCCGCCGTGGTGTCCCTCGTCGTCCGCACGGACGCCCCACCGGGCGCCGAGGTCACGGTCGACGACGAGCGCGTGGCCACCACGCCGGTGTCGGGCCCCGTCGCCATCAAGGCAGGCCGCCACCGCGTGTCGATCCGGTTCGGCGAGCGCCGCGTCGAGAAGACGATCGAGGCCCCCTCGGGCGAGTCGGCCACGGTCGATCTCCCGCTCCCGCCCGCGGCCACGCGTGGGGCGAGCTCCGCGTCCACGGCGGCGCCCCCGACGACCACGAAGGGCAACGAAGACGGCGCGAGCCTCTTGTGGGTCCCTTGGGCCGTGGCGGGCGGACTCGGGATCGCGTCGATCGCGACGGGCATCATCGCCGTGGATTCCAGGAACGACGCCGAGACCGCGCGCGCCACGTACGGCGCCACGCGCGCCGACATCGACACTCCGGCCGACAAGGCGCGCGCGCTGGGCCTCGCGACCGACGTCCTCCTCGCGTCGACGGTCGTGGCCGCGGGAGTCGCGACCTACTTCACCATCAAGGCGGTGACGCGCCCCACGGACGACGGCCACGGGGCGAAGCCGACGGCGCGCGTCGGGCTCGGGCCCTTCGGGCTCGGGCTCGCCGTCCGAGGTGAGCTGTGA
- a CDS encoding OmpA family protein: MHLRRSLSALALVLVSAPTLALAEGPEGAKPAAPEPSTEYEGRVSFVFRPSFPVSNGNVFANSVAGGGLEWQKGGGLLRYHAAAMIVGTIDMLGARVEPLSFGLGFPIYDKGGARVELEPVLHLLNPQLVAPTDRRGTLVPNRGDTATFQLSTGADVRVNFSKDKFTFGISPIGFDVRWLNAGLATGAKQELLAGVDYQMRLTLGYQYGGVEKAERDCPDGTKVALDKECPKAVAKDSDKDGIPDDEDACRDVAGPKTDDPKTNGCPPDADGDGIADKDDACPEKRGPRTTDPKTNGCPLATDADGDGVTDKEDACPSVAGIASSDPKTNGCPDPDPDKDGILGDKDACPNEAGKPDPDPTKNGCPKAFVQGGLIKILDQVKFQTGSAAIAAGKDNDDTLQAVVNVLQKHPEIKMLSVEGHTDNKGYADQNKKLSAARAASVVDALVKKGIAKERLSSVGFGQEKPIASNDTEAGRKDNRRVEFHIVNK, from the coding sequence ATGCACCTTAGGCGCTCCCTCTCCGCACTCGCGCTCGTTCTCGTATCGGCACCGACGCTCGCCCTCGCCGAGGGCCCCGAGGGGGCCAAGCCGGCGGCACCCGAGCCTTCGACCGAATACGAGGGGCGCGTCTCGTTCGTGTTCCGCCCTTCGTTCCCCGTGTCGAACGGCAACGTGTTCGCCAACTCGGTGGCCGGCGGCGGCCTCGAGTGGCAAAAGGGCGGGGGCCTCTTGCGCTACCACGCCGCGGCGATGATCGTCGGCACCATCGACATGCTCGGCGCCCGCGTGGAGCCGCTCAGCTTCGGCCTCGGTTTCCCCATTTACGACAAGGGCGGGGCCCGCGTGGAGCTCGAGCCCGTGCTCCACCTCCTGAACCCGCAGCTCGTGGCCCCCACCGACCGCCGCGGAACGCTCGTGCCGAACCGCGGAGACACCGCCACCTTCCAGCTCTCGACCGGGGCCGACGTGCGGGTCAACTTCTCGAAAGACAAGTTCACCTTCGGCATCTCGCCCATCGGGTTCGACGTTCGCTGGCTCAACGCCGGCCTCGCCACGGGCGCCAAACAAGAGCTCCTCGCCGGGGTCGACTACCAAATGCGCCTCACCCTCGGGTACCAGTACGGCGGCGTCGAGAAGGCCGAGCGCGACTGCCCCGACGGAACGAAAGTGGCACTCGACAAGGAGTGCCCCAAGGCCGTCGCCAAAGACTCGGACAAGGACGGGATCCCCGACGACGAGGACGCCTGCCGCGACGTGGCCGGCCCGAAGACCGACGATCCGAAGACCAACGGCTGCCCGCCCGACGCCGACGGCGACGGCATCGCCGACAAGGACGACGCCTGCCCCGAGAAGCGCGGTCCCCGCACGACCGACCCGAAGACGAACGGCTGCCCCCTCGCGACCGACGCCGACGGCGACGGCGTGACCGACAAAGAAGACGCGTGCCCCTCCGTCGCCGGCATCGCCTCGAGCGACCCGAAGACCAACGGCTGCCCCGACCCGGATCCCGACAAGGACGGCATCCTCGGCGACAAGGACGCGTGCCCCAACGAGGCCGGCAAACCCGACCCGGATCCCACGAAAAACGGCTGCCCGAAGGCCTTCGTGCAGGGCGGGCTCATCAAGATCCTGGACCAGGTCAAATTCCAGACGGGCTCGGCCGCCATCGCCGCCGGGAAAGACAACGACGACACGCTCCAGGCGGTCGTCAACGTGCTCCAGAAGCACCCCGAGATCAAAATGCTGAGCGTCGAGGGCCACACCGACAACAAGGGCTACGCCGACCAGAACAAGAAGCTCAGCGCGGCCCGCGCGGCTTCGGTCGTCGACGCGCTCGTCAAGAAGGGCATCGCCAAGGAGCGCCTCTCGAGCGTCGGCTTCGGCCAAGAGAAGCCCATCGCCTCGAACGACACCGAGGCGGGCCGCAAAGACAACCGCCGCGTCGAGTTCCACATCGTGAACAAGTAA
- a CDS encoding ABC transporter substrate-binding protein, producing MPIRSDATRPARRQATISRRTAFVGLGSVALALALPGCSSTEGGPALPKLRVGTVPWAGWSPLDVAKAKGFFEAEGLDVEVVNFEAGGDTKLTDAIADGSVDCGFYMQGTLLTYAMQRKSPIVFLGEVDWSYGGDQIIVRPPVEAAIEAIRAKKKKVGTYSSAASNMLLLDYYFRDTSLHAGWSLDVTTTDVVERSATELVDTYLSGEDAVSLNADPDSKPQIEAGGEVVATSATYPGILAEGLMANRERYVTVGPDAYKKLFSGWIQAVRYMYGADHKRNTLDLAHRDEVLDLVSQGTFLGNVTTDEASGYLGNVRIHSLSKLETVNLDKREDVLLAEYGTKGLQPLRSHIREVAAFVKRTDPKADDFDLAKGIDTGPLEAAISELKAR from the coding sequence ATGCCCATTCGCTCCGATGCGACGCGCCCCGCTCGACGACAGGCCACGATCTCGCGACGCACAGCGTTCGTCGGGCTCGGCAGTGTGGCGCTCGCGCTCGCCCTGCCCGGGTGCTCCAGCACCGAAGGAGGTCCGGCCCTGCCCAAGCTCCGCGTCGGCACCGTGCCCTGGGCCGGCTGGAGCCCGCTCGACGTGGCCAAGGCCAAGGGCTTCTTCGAGGCCGAGGGGCTCGACGTCGAGGTGGTCAACTTCGAAGCCGGCGGAGATACGAAGCTCACCGACGCGATCGCCGACGGCTCGGTCGACTGCGGCTTTTACATGCAGGGCACTCTCCTCACGTATGCCATGCAGCGCAAGTCGCCCATCGTGTTCTTGGGTGAGGTCGACTGGTCCTACGGCGGAGACCAAATCATCGTCCGCCCGCCCGTCGAGGCGGCGATCGAGGCCATCCGCGCCAAAAAGAAGAAGGTCGGAACGTACTCGTCCGCGGCGAGCAACATGCTGCTCCTCGACTACTACTTCCGTGACACCTCTCTTCACGCCGGGTGGTCTTTGGACGTGACCACGACCGACGTGGTCGAGCGCTCGGCGACCGAGCTCGTCGACACCTACCTCTCCGGCGAGGACGCCGTCTCCCTCAACGCCGATCCCGACTCGAAGCCGCAGATCGAGGCGGGCGGCGAGGTCGTGGCGACGAGCGCGACCTACCCCGGCATCTTGGCCGAGGGGCTCATGGCCAACCGCGAGAGGTACGTCACCGTCGGCCCCGACGCGTACAAGAAGCTCTTTTCGGGGTGGATCCAGGCCGTCCGCTACATGTACGGCGCCGACCACAAACGCAACACCCTCGACCTCGCGCACCGCGACGAGGTGCTCGACCTCGTGAGCCAGGGGACCTTCCTCGGGAACGTGACGACCGACGAGGCCTCCGGCTACTTGGGGAACGTCCGCATCCACTCGCTCTCCAAGCTCGAGACCGTGAACCTCGACAAGCGCGAGGACGTGCTCCTCGCCGAGTACGGCACGAAGGGCCTCCAGCCGCTCCGTAGCCACATCCGGGAGGTCGCGGCCTTCGTCAAGCGCACCGACCCGAAGGCCGACGACTTCGACCTCGCGAAGGGCATCGACACGGGTCCGCTCGAGGCCGCCATCTCCGAGCTCAAGGCGCGGTGA
- a CDS encoding sel1 repeat family protein has product MKTHAPKAVAALLAALLATSLSACGGTSNVGAAVQPKATTANEALGEDTPAKCRAVSAQATPLVVDWKSSERVDLEAAMKDGVVVMKYDCQKLAIVKGCKRRGAYAFAPVQRKEETLQLASSDEVQANVPLGLATFGAAMKRGSTIDIGLVLVGKKSAAIGEVVRADLEGSCEGATHVVRGASVGAFSVGTGQRGAVRAVADLFGKSVQGASDASRASLNRDGDIEACRTSKSDAASPPDQCQSPVRLELEAITEKAPAKAEATPSSTGNGPAPAARASDPCPEGASFQGGKCATSTAKGYVCKRDDVAECKAQCEAGNAVSCYREALAIDFNARSKDGKLEKGDPVRAEALYTKACAQDYLPACYMKGRTGLIFKTDGAGKIVPPGVPRDPSMTVATWTSTCERGDGQSCAALANLYARGTFVEASEPRATELYTRACELGEPAACGGASYRLFKKADPASVKKGMTLLEASCAAGDDYNCRDLAMHHLKGDVSPRDEARGLELFELRCKRRGPACAELADAYAKGELGLKKDTAKALKLYVRACEPSDGSRETACERAADALEDPKLGTPDLAKATTFRKAACIAGDNACAKYAEALAAGRGTKKDVQEGLAVAERACKVNAAYACATYATLLAKHDPKKARPYLEARCKDGLIQDCDVLKKLR; this is encoded by the coding sequence ATGAAGACCCACGCTCCCAAGGCCGTCGCCGCCCTCCTCGCTGCCCTCCTCGCCACGTCGCTCTCGGCCTGCGGAGGCACCTCGAACGTCGGGGCTGCCGTCCAGCCCAAGGCGACCACGGCGAACGAGGCCCTCGGCGAGGACACACCGGCCAAGTGCCGCGCGGTGTCCGCGCAGGCGACGCCGCTCGTGGTCGACTGGAAATCGTCGGAGCGCGTCGACCTCGAGGCCGCCATGAAGGACGGCGTCGTCGTGATGAAGTACGACTGCCAGAAGCTCGCCATCGTAAAGGGCTGCAAGCGCCGCGGCGCGTACGCCTTCGCGCCCGTGCAGCGCAAAGAGGAGACCTTGCAGCTCGCCTCGTCCGACGAGGTGCAGGCGAACGTGCCGCTCGGGCTCGCCACCTTCGGCGCCGCCATGAAGCGCGGCTCCACGATCGACATCGGCCTCGTGCTCGTGGGCAAGAAGAGCGCCGCGATCGGCGAGGTCGTCCGCGCCGATCTCGAGGGCTCGTGCGAGGGGGCGACGCACGTGGTCCGCGGCGCGAGCGTCGGCGCGTTCTCGGTCGGCACGGGGCAGCGCGGCGCCGTGCGCGCCGTGGCCGATCTCTTCGGCAAGTCGGTCCAGGGCGCGAGCGACGCGTCGCGGGCCTCGTTGAACCGCGACGGAGACATCGAGGCCTGCCGCACGTCGAAGTCGGACGCCGCGAGCCCGCCCGATCAGTGCCAGTCGCCGGTGCGGCTCGAGCTCGAGGCCATCACCGAGAAGGCGCCGGCGAAGGCCGAGGCCACGCCGTCCAGCACCGGCAACGGGCCCGCCCCCGCCGCGCGCGCGTCCGACCCGTGCCCCGAGGGCGCCTCGTTCCAAGGCGGAAAATGCGCCACGTCGACGGCCAAAGGGTACGTGTGCAAGCGCGACGACGTGGCCGAGTGCAAGGCCCAGTGCGAGGCCGGCAACGCCGTGAGCTGCTACCGCGAGGCGCTCGCGATCGACTTCAACGCGCGCTCCAAGGACGGCAAGCTCGAGAAGGGCGATCCCGTCCGGGCCGAGGCGCTCTACACGAAGGCCTGCGCGCAAGACTACTTGCCTGCATGTTACATGAAGGGCCGCACCGGGCTCATCTTCAAGACCGACGGGGCCGGCAAGATCGTGCCCCCCGGCGTGCCGCGCGATCCTTCCATGACGGTAGCGACGTGGACGAGCACCTGCGAGCGCGGGGACGGCCAGTCGTGCGCGGCGCTCGCGAACCTCTACGCGCGCGGCACCTTCGTCGAGGCCTCCGAGCCCCGCGCCACCGAGCTCTACACCCGCGCCTGCGAGCTCGGCGAGCCGGCCGCGTGCGGGGGCGCGAGCTACCGCCTCTTCAAGAAGGCCGACCCGGCGTCGGTCAAGAAGGGCATGACGCTGCTCGAGGCGTCGTGCGCGGCGGGCGACGATTACAACTGCCGGGACCTCGCCATGCATCACCTGAAGGGCGACGTGAGCCCTCGCGACGAGGCCCGCGGGCTCGAGCTGTTCGAGCTGCGGTGCAAGCGGCGCGGCCCCGCGTGCGCCGAGCTCGCCGACGCGTACGCCAAGGGCGAGCTCGGGCTCAAGAAGGACACCGCGAAGGCGCTCAAGCTCTACGTACGCGCGTGTGAGCCGAGCGACGGCTCCCGGGAGACGGCCTGCGAGCGCGCGGCCGACGCCCTCGAGGACCCGAAGCTCGGCACGCCCGACCTCGCCAAGGCCACCACGTTCCGAAAGGCCGCGTGCATCGCGGGCGACAACGCGTGCGCCAAGTACGCCGAGGCCCTCGCCGCCGGACGCGGGACGAAGAAGGACGTCCAAGAGGGCCTCGCCGTCGCCGAGCGGGCCTGCAAGGTGAACGCCGCGTACGCCTGCGCGACCTACGCGACGCTCCTCGCCAAACACGACCCGAAGAAGGCGCGCCCCTACCTCGAGGCGCGCTGCAAAGACGGGCTCATCCAAGACTGCGACGTCCTCAAGAAGCTGCGCTGA
- a CDS encoding ester cyclase codes for MTDPKSTVLPFYSEALTVRDGGSPATVLDRLLADDFESKNGQETKSKAVLAKQLEAFWKIIPDLRWEPKDVLVDGTKVVVRSVATGSPSGPFMGLSLDGSRSFCIDTIDIHEVRDGKIARVYHLEDWATALKQLAPR; via the coding sequence ATGACCGACCCGAAATCCACAGTGCTCCCGTTCTACTCCGAGGCCCTCACCGTCCGTGACGGAGGGAGCCCCGCTACGGTGCTCGACCGTCTCCTCGCCGACGACTTCGAGTCGAAGAACGGACAGGAGACGAAGTCGAAGGCCGTGCTCGCGAAGCAGCTCGAGGCGTTCTGGAAGATCATCCCGGACCTCCGCTGGGAGCCGAAGGACGTCTTGGTCGACGGCACCAAGGTGGTCGTCCGGAGCGTCGCGACGGGCTCGCCCTCGGGTCCGTTCATGGGCCTCTCCCTCGACGGCTCGCGGTCGTTCTGCATCGACACCATCGACATCCACGAGGTGCGAGACGGGAAGATCGCCCGCGTCTACCACCTCGAGGACTGGGCCACGGCGCTGAAGCAGCTCGCGCCCCGCTGA
- a CDS encoding 3'-5' exonuclease: protein MKSTSDGCGCFPTGRHYPGIAHLLRVSVKGLAEEHAADVPWDDVPIAMLDVETTGRDAGQDRVIELGIVVGQRGEIVAKYNWMVNPGRPIAAEAQAVHGISDADVANAPSFETIAHEVKKALEGCVPAAYNAAFDKAFLQAEMSRAKVTAQDVPAMRREVEWVDPLVWARELQSDERSRALGDVAARLGVKLENAHRASDDAEAALHVLYKLGKDARVPRAYGAFVQEQRRLAMLQADERRMWRNS, encoded by the coding sequence GTGAAATCCACGTCGGACGGCTGCGGCTGCTTCCCGACGGGGCGCCACTACCCGGGCATCGCGCACCTGCTGCGCGTCTCGGTGAAGGGCCTCGCCGAAGAGCACGCCGCCGACGTCCCGTGGGACGACGTGCCCATCGCCATGCTCGACGTCGAGACCACCGGCCGCGACGCCGGCCAAGACCGCGTCATCGAGCTCGGCATCGTGGTCGGGCAGCGCGGCGAGATCGTGGCCAAGTACAACTGGATGGTGAACCCGGGGCGGCCGATCGCGGCCGAGGCGCAGGCGGTGCACGGCATCTCCGACGCCGACGTGGCGAACGCCCCCTCGTTCGAGACGATCGCCCACGAGGTCAAAAAGGCCCTCGAGGGGTGCGTGCCCGCGGCCTACAACGCCGCGTTCGACAAGGCCTTCCTCCAGGCCGAGATGTCCCGCGCGAAGGTCACCGCCCAAGACGTGCCCGCCATGCGCCGTGAGGTCGAGTGGGTCGACCCGCTCGTGTGGGCCCGCGAGCTCCAGAGCGACGAACGCTCCCGCGCCCTCGGCGACGTGGCCGCGCGCCTCGGCGTGAAGCTCGAGAACGCCCACCGCGCGAGCGACGACGCCGAGGCCGCATTGCATGTACTTTACAAGCTCGGGAAGGACGCCCGCGTCCCCCGCGCGTACGGCGCGTTCGTGCAGGAGCAGCGCAGGCTCGCCATGCTCCAGGCGGACGAGCGCCGCATGTGGCGAAACAGCTGA
- a CDS encoding DUF4442 domain-containing protein, which produces MNLYPPYVGAGVRVRVLPGTPFAVESTMKLGPQNQNFMGTHFGGSLYAMCDPFFAFILIQALGEGFTVWDKAASIRFKRPGRGKVRAEFRIDADRIAAIREEAIREGKAEPVLETVVTGEGGEIVAEVEKVVWVKYGEHRRTRA; this is translated from the coding sequence ATGAATCTCTATCCGCCCTACGTGGGCGCGGGGGTTCGTGTGCGCGTCTTGCCGGGCACGCCGTTCGCCGTCGAGAGCACCATGAAGCTCGGGCCCCAGAACCAGAACTTCATGGGCACGCACTTCGGCGGCTCGCTCTACGCCATGTGCGATCCGTTCTTCGCCTTCATCCTCATCCAGGCCCTCGGTGAGGGCTTCACGGTGTGGGACAAGGCCGCCTCGATCCGCTTCAAGCGCCCCGGGCGCGGCAAGGTGCGCGCCGAGTTCCGCATCGACGCCGACCGGATCGCGGCCATCCGCGAAGAGGCCATCCGCGAGGGCAAGGCCGAGCCGGTGCTCGAGACCGTCGTGACCGGGGAGGGCGGAGAGATCGTCGCGGAGGTCGAGAAGGTGGTGTGGGTGAAGTACGGCGAGCACCGTCGCACGAGGGCGTAG